Proteins found in one Polyangiaceae bacterium genomic segment:
- the dnaK gene encoding molecular chaperone DnaK, whose product MGKIIGIDLGTTNSVVAVMDGKEAKVIVNEEGARLTPSVVAWDEKGEVLVGTIAKRQAVTNPEHTVYSAKRFIGRRFDEIQDEGKRVPYKIIKGDNGDVWIEARGKKMAPPEIAAKVLQKLKKAAEDYLGEKVTEAVITVPAYFNDSQRQATKDAGKIAGLEVRRIINEPTAAALAYGLDKKENEIIAVYDFGGGTFDISILEVGDNVVQVIATNGDTHLGGDDVDHLVMEWLAAEFKKDTGLDVSNDKMVIQRLKDAAEQAKIELSTKQETTVNLPFLTADASGPKHLQKQLTRSKLEQMIRPLIDRTMEPLKKALDDAKKKPSDIDEIVLVGGSTRIPLVQETVSKFFGKEPHKGVNPDEVVAVGAAVQGGVLAGDVQDVVLLDVTPLSLGVETLGGVMTVMIPRNTTIPTQKKEIYSTASDNQTSVEIHVLQGERAESRYNRTLGKFHLEGLPPAPRGVPKVEVTFDIDANGILSVTAKDMATGKDQRITITAASGITDDDIDRMVKEAAEHEAEDKRRREEIERRNKLDNLCYTLEKQISENKEKLEGADVSSLESLIKEGRDAVEKQDDEKVQDVLGRLEKEAHQMAEKLYTAAAGGAAPDAGSNGAPSGDAGSDGKKGDVIDAEFEETN is encoded by the coding sequence ATGGGAAAGATCATCGGTATCGATTTGGGCACGACGAACAGCGTCGTTGCCGTAATGGATGGCAAGGAAGCCAAGGTCATCGTCAACGAAGAGGGCGCGCGCCTCACGCCCTCCGTGGTGGCGTGGGACGAAAAGGGTGAGGTGCTGGTCGGCACCATCGCCAAGCGTCAGGCCGTGACCAATCCGGAGCACACGGTGTACTCCGCCAAGCGCTTCATTGGTCGCCGGTTCGACGAGATCCAAGACGAAGGCAAGCGCGTTCCCTACAAGATCATCAAGGGTGACAACGGGGACGTGTGGATCGAGGCGCGCGGCAAGAAGATGGCGCCGCCGGAGATCGCCGCGAAGGTGCTGCAGAAGCTCAAGAAGGCCGCCGAGGACTACCTGGGCGAGAAGGTCACCGAGGCCGTCATCACGGTGCCTGCGTACTTCAACGACTCGCAGCGCCAGGCCACCAAGGACGCCGGCAAGATCGCCGGGCTCGAGGTGCGCCGCATCATCAACGAGCCCACCGCGGCGGCGTTGGCCTACGGTCTGGACAAGAAAGAGAACGAGATCATCGCCGTGTACGACTTCGGCGGCGGTACCTTCGACATCTCCATTTTGGAGGTGGGCGACAACGTGGTGCAGGTCATCGCCACCAACGGCGACACACACCTCGGTGGCGACGACGTCGACCACCTCGTGATGGAGTGGCTGGCGGCGGAGTTCAAGAAGGACACCGGGCTCGACGTCTCGAACGACAAGATGGTCATCCAGCGCCTGAAGGACGCGGCGGAGCAGGCCAAGATCGAGCTTTCCACCAAGCAGGAGACCACCGTCAACCTGCCGTTCCTCACGGCAGACGCCAGCGGTCCCAAGCACCTCCAGAAGCAGCTCACTCGCTCCAAGCTGGAGCAGATGATCCGGCCGCTCATCGACCGCACGATGGAGCCCCTCAAGAAGGCGCTGGACGACGCCAAGAAGAAGCCGAGCGACATCGACGAGATCGTGCTGGTCGGCGGTTCCACCCGCATCCCGCTGGTGCAGGAGACGGTCAGCAAGTTCTTCGGCAAGGAGCCTCACAAGGGCGTGAACCCGGACGAGGTCGTGGCCGTGGGCGCCGCGGTGCAGGGCGGCGTGCTCGCCGGTGACGTGCAGGACGTGGTGCTGCTCGACGTCACTCCGCTGTCCCTCGGCGTCGAAACGCTGGGCGGCGTGATGACCGTGATGATCCCGCGCAACACCACCATCCCGACGCAGAAGAAGGAAATCTACTCCACCGCCAGCGACAACCAGACCAGCGTGGAGATCCACGTGCTGCAGGGCGAGCGGGCGGAGTCCCGTTACAACCGCACCCTCGGCAAGTTCCACCTGGAAGGCCTGCCGCCGGCCCCCCGCGGCGTGCCCAAGGTGGAGGTCACCTTCGACATCGACGCCAACGGCATCCTGAGCGTCACCGCCAAGGACATGGCCACCGGCAAGGATCAGCGCATCACCATCACCGCGGCCAGCGGCATCACCGACGACGACATCGATCGCATGGTGAAAGAAGCCGCCGAGCACGAGGCCGAGGACAAGCGTCGGCGCGAAGAGATCGAGCGGCGGAACAAGCTCGATAACCTCTGCTACACGCTGGAAAAGCAGATCTCCGAGAACAAGGAGAAGCTGGAAGGCGCCGACGTCTCCTCACTGGAGAGCCTGATCAAGGAAGGTCGGGACGCCGTGGAGAAGCAGGACGACGAGAAGGTGCAGGACGTCCTCGGTCGCCTCGAGAAGGAGGCCCACCAGATGGCGGAGAAGCTGTACACCGCTGCGGCCGGCGGCGCCGCTCCGGACGCCGGTTCCAACGGCGCCCCGAGTGGAGATGCCGGGAGCGACGGCAAGAAGGGCGACGTCATCGACGCCGAGTTCGAAGAAACGAACTGA
- a CDS encoding SUMF1/EgtB/PvdO family nonheme iron enzyme yields the protein MRRYLTVTLAGLALAAACGGSNAAKDGGLGAAPNGGSDGGGAAAAEPGGSGAAPGGGGTAPAPDGGGTAGATGGGGTAGQTGQCETGSAGTAGSFFTPNTAFCQGRTPMIADVKGFPAQKPKCSGATPYCTVVDCDATTDPLFCCGGKTPICQSCPQGMVSVGTYCIDQFEVTRAGFAAFLATNPAPPGSCSLAPDADCMKHPEVCQGDCDQHPQVCVPACVAFWFCSLTGKQECTAEQLASACGTSSYPYGATYEPTACNGVDAGKATTAPVGSFAKCASSALGAQPFDLSGNVSEWGVVGPSQYEALGGSFVGDQDALACGAKAPGTNGNPSSHIGFRCCTPD from the coding sequence ATGCGACGCTATCTCACGGTGACGCTTGCGGGTTTGGCGCTCGCCGCGGCGTGTGGCGGTTCCAACGCCGCCAAGGACGGCGGCTTGGGCGCGGCGCCCAATGGCGGTAGTGACGGGGGCGGCGCTGCGGCCGCAGAGCCCGGCGGGAGTGGCGCCGCGCCCGGCGGTGGCGGAACCGCACCCGCACCGGATGGCGGCGGGACGGCAGGCGCAACGGGTGGTGGCGGGACGGCAGGGCAAACCGGCCAATGCGAAACGGGGAGTGCTGGGACAGCCGGTAGTTTCTTCACTCCGAACACCGCGTTCTGCCAAGGCAGGACGCCAATGATTGCGGACGTGAAGGGTTTCCCTGCGCAAAAGCCCAAGTGCAGCGGAGCCACTCCGTATTGCACCGTTGTGGACTGCGACGCGACGACGGACCCGCTGTTCTGTTGCGGCGGCAAGACGCCGATCTGCCAGTCATGCCCCCAGGGCATGGTCTCCGTCGGAACCTACTGCATCGATCAGTTTGAGGTCACGCGAGCCGGGTTTGCCGCTTTCCTCGCGACGAACCCGGCGCCACCAGGATCGTGCTCTTTGGCTCCGGACGCGGACTGTATGAAGCATCCTGAGGTCTGCCAGGGGGATTGCGACCAACACCCACAAGTTTGCGTTCCGGCCTGTGTGGCCTTTTGGTTCTGCTCCTTGACGGGCAAGCAAGAATGCACCGCCGAACAACTGGCGTCCGCTTGCGGCACGAGCAGCTATCCGTACGGCGCGACGTACGAACCGACTGCCTGCAACGGCGTCGATGCGGGGAAGGCAACTACCGCTCCAGTCGGCTCGTTCGCAAAGTGTGCTTCGTCTGCGCTCGGCGCCCAGCCGTTTGACCTCTCGGGCAATGTCTCGGAGTGGGGTGTCGTCGGGCCCAGCCAATACGAAGCGCTCGGGGGCAGCTTCGTCGGAGACCAAGACGCTTTGGCTTGCGGTGCCAAGGCGCCCGGGACGAACGGGAACCCCTCGTCGCACATCGGTTTCAGATGCTGCACGCCGGACTGA